One Nostoc sp. UHCC 0302 DNA window includes the following coding sequences:
- a CDS encoding peptidylprolyl isomerase, whose translation MTKVLTVSPEDILYQIKLSCQIPMALEAIATRKIIADEAEKAGIKIETEELQQAADSLRLVNKLIKAEDTWTWLEKYHLSLDDFEAIAQTNLLSVKLANHLFADKIEPFFYAHQLDYTGAVTYEVVLDDEDLALELFYALQEAEISFQEIARQYIQNPETRRAGGYQGIRLRSDFRPEIAAAVFAVSPPQILKPIITPKGVHIIAVEEIIKPQLDEQRRLQIMGDLFSNWLQQQITAMEIVVKLNKDSNAQLSKDILSPA comes from the coding sequence ATGACAAAAGTATTAACGGTTTCTCCTGAAGACATTCTTTACCAAATCAAACTTTCTTGCCAAATACCTATGGCGCTAGAGGCGATCGCCACTCGTAAAATTATTGCAGATGAAGCAGAAAAGGCAGGAATTAAAATTGAGACAGAAGAATTGCAACAGGCAGCAGATAGCTTGCGTTTAGTGAATAAACTTATCAAAGCAGAAGATACTTGGACATGGTTAGAAAAATATCATCTTTCTTTGGATGACTTTGAAGCGATCGCTCAGACTAATCTACTATCGGTCAAGTTAGCAAATCATTTATTTGCAGATAAAATCGAACCGTTTTTTTATGCTCACCAGCTTGATTATACAGGAGCAGTAACTTACGAAGTTGTACTAGATGACGAAGACTTAGCTCTAGAACTTTTTTATGCCCTACAAGAAGCTGAAATCAGTTTCCAAGAAATAGCTCGTCAATACATCCAAAATCCAGAAACCCGCCGTGCTGGGGGATATCAAGGAATCCGCCTTCGCAGTGATTTTAGACCAGAGATTGCAGCAGCAGTCTTTGCTGTTAGTCCTCCACAGATTCTCAAGCCAATAATTACGCCAAAGGGTGTACATATAATTGCTGTGGAAGAAATCATTAAGCCTCAATTAGATGAGCAGCGACGCCTTCAAATTATGGGAGATTTATTTTCTAATTGGTTACAGCAACAAATCACTGCTATGGAAATAGTAGTGAAACTTAATAAAGATAGTAATGCTCAATTATCTAAAGATATATTGAGTCCAGCTTGA
- a CDS encoding HetP family heterocyst commitment protein, whose protein sequence is MTEEIFESNEPLDKTFNFNNKELEQIIKAILLGKYSWACVLILHFAGYNPLEYIPYRTYIRLVKNNYLLDKENYHQNAHHKLKLFGLEPMWIRLGNSKSGSN, encoded by the coding sequence ATGACCGAAGAAATTTTTGAGTCTAATGAACCATTAGATAAGACATTCAATTTCAATAATAAAGAATTAGAACAAATAATTAAAGCTATTCTCCTTGGTAAATATTCCTGGGCTTGCGTTTTAATCCTCCATTTTGCTGGGTATAATCCTCTAGAGTACATACCTTACCGCACCTATATTAGGTTGGTTAAGAACAACTACCTTCTTGATAAAGAAAACTATCATCAAAATGCTCATCATAAATTAAAACTTTTTGGACTAGAACCAATGTGGATTCGGTTAGGTAATAGTAAAAGTGGTTCAAACTAA
- a CDS encoding T3SS effector HopA1 family protein: MQLLDSLESQLPDVPVSLQTSLQDMVHQIQIESHYCIRHPDYKPLKLAESSVSRFQKLPLELQNKYLGLQLRNFLYGIYYNGSLKSDLASDAEGINLALNQNLENNTLMGVDLAFYDRLHESNKSEGYFTHDWVVVKEETDETLLIQKNGLTLHIQRNFHLQPEDRSATVGKSVALKMPKNLVQNGFYMAVGNAASPQHHEAITRVYFNLTPDGAVAVMDSLTSQLNTLGISFSFKVLYNPSDYGRYDSGVLYFNKNSYEAVHSVLEKVYVKHQSHFKEQVPLFTKLIAPGLAIAEEPDRRFSDQESFGTNRCQIIANGLLDAWQQGNDTPSGRIASILQHFSLQKIELQRPYLNAKSDDIYTSLKF, encoded by the coding sequence ATGCAACTATTAGATTCCCTGGAAAGCCAACTACCAGATGTTCCAGTATCATTGCAGACATCGCTTCAAGATATGGTTCATCAGATTCAGATTGAGTCTCACTATTGTATTAGACACCCAGACTATAAACCCTTGAAATTGGCTGAGTCATCAGTCTCTCGCTTTCAGAAATTGCCTTTGGAACTTCAAAACAAGTATTTGGGTCTGCAATTACGTAATTTTCTCTACGGCATCTATTACAACGGCTCTTTGAAAAGTGACCTCGCATCGGATGCAGAGGGAATAAATTTAGCACTGAACCAAAATCTGGAAAATAACACCTTAATGGGTGTAGATTTAGCGTTTTACGATCGCCTCCATGAAAGTAATAAAAGTGAAGGCTACTTTACCCATGATTGGGTAGTAGTGAAAGAAGAAACAGATGAGACTTTGTTGATACAAAAAAATGGTTTAACACTGCACATTCAGCGTAATTTCCATCTGCAACCAGAAGACAGGTCTGCAACTGTCGGTAAATCGGTGGCGCTCAAAATGCCCAAAAATCTAGTTCAAAATGGATTTTATATGGCAGTTGGAAATGCAGCTTCTCCTCAACATCATGAGGCGATCACGCGCGTCTACTTCAACTTAACACCAGATGGTGCAGTTGCAGTCATGGATAGTTTGACAAGCCAACTCAATACTTTGGGGATTTCTTTCTCATTTAAAGTACTATATAACCCTTCAGATTATGGGCGTTATGATTCAGGCGTACTTTACTTTAATAAAAATAGCTATGAAGCTGTTCATTCAGTATTAGAAAAGGTCTATGTAAAACACCAATCTCATTTTAAAGAGCAAGTACCTTTGTTTACTAAGTTGATTGCACCAGGGTTGGCGATCGCTGAAGAACCAGACCGCAGATTTAGCGACCAAGAAAGTTTCGGTACAAACCGCTGCCAAATTATTGCCAATGGTCTGCTAGATGCTTGGCAGCAAGGTAATGATACACCATCTGGTCGTATAGCATCGATTCTACAACATTTTTCCTTACAAAAGATTGAATTGCAACGTCCTTACCTCAATGCTAAATCTGATGACATCTATACTTCCTTAAAGTTTTGA